From Deltaproteobacteria bacterium:
CGTCCGCGCTCGGCCCGCGTGCGCGCTCGGCCCGCGTGCGGGCTCGGCCGTGCCCGGGCTCGGCCGTTCCCGCGCTCGGCCCGCGTGCGGGCTCGGCCGTGCCCGCGCTCGGCCCGCGTGCGCGCTCGGCCCGCCGCCGGTGGCCCGCGAGCCGCCATGCCTGGTATAGAGTCGGCGCGTCGTGAGCAGTCTGTTCGACAAGCGGCTGGTTCTCGTCCTCGGCAAGGGAGGCGTCGGTCGCAGCACCGTGGCGGCGGCGCTCGCCGCGGCGACGGCCGGCCGCGGCCGCACGACGCTGCTGTACGAAGCGCTGGCCAAGGATCGCTTCGCCCAGTTCTTCGGCGTGCCGGAGGTGCGGCCGGAGCCGACGCCGCTGCGCGACAACCTGTGGGCGCTCAACACGGACCCCGCCCACGCGCTGCGCGAGTACGGCTTGATGGTCCTGCGCTTCGAGCGCGTGTACAACATGGTGTTCGAGAATCGGCTGACGAAGTCGTTTCTTCGCGCCATCCCCGGGCTCGATCACTACTCCGTGCTCGGCAAGGCCTGGTACCACACGACGCAGATGCGCTTCGGCAAGCCGGTATGGGACACCGTCGTGTTCGACATGCCGGCCAGCGGCCACGCGATCTCGATGCTGCGCATCCCTTCGGTAATCCTCGACACGGTGCCCGAGGGACCGCTCACGCGCGACGCGCGCAAGCTCCACGACCTCCTGCTCGACCGGCGCCGCACCGCCGTGGTCATGGTCACTCTCGCCGAGGAGATGCCGACCAACGAGGCGCGCGAGGTCGCGGAGGTGCTGCGCGAGGATCTCGGCCTCGAGGTAACCCACCTGGTCGTCAATCAGCTGTACCCGAACTTCTTCCCCGACGGATCGCCCGCGGCGCGCACGCTCGCCGCGTTGCGCGACAGCGGCACGGACGACGGCGATCTGGCCGCGCTCACCGCGCACGGCGCGCTCGGCCACAGCCGCCGGCGCCTCAACGAGCGCTACCTCGACATTCTGCGGCGGGACATCGACGCGCCGCGCGCCGAGCTGCCGTTGTTGTTCGCGCCGTCGCTTACGGCGGGCCACATCGACGAGCTGGCGGAGCGGTTGGCGTCGAGCTTCGCGTGAGTGGTACGCTGTCGGCGTGCGAACCGTCCTGTGTGCTGTCTTTGCGATGTCGCTCGCGGCCGCCGCATGCACCAGCGTGTCCACCGCTCGGCTCCAACCCGAAACCGTCCACGTCGGCCCCGGCGCCCGCCCGATCGCAGCCATCCAGGCGAACGCGGCGAGTTTCTACCTGTTGTTCGTTCCGATCGCGGGCGAGGCGTCCCTCGACAAGGTGATCAACCGCAAACTGATCGTTGCGGCCAAGACGATGGGCGCCGACAAAGTCGCGAACCTGTCGTTCGACGTGACGCCCGACGGCGGCATTTGGGCGCTCCGCAAGCTGCTCGGCTGGCGC
This genomic window contains:
- a CDS encoding ATPase; the protein is MSSLFDKRLVLVLGKGGVGRSTVAAALAAATAGRGRTTLLYEALAKDRFAQFFGVPEVRPEPTPLRDNLWALNTDPAHALREYGLMVLRFERVYNMVFENRLTKSFLRAIPGLDHYSVLGKAWYHTTQMRFGKPVWDTVVFDMPASGHAISMLRIPSVILDTVPEGPLTRDARKLHDLLLDRRRTAVVMVTLAEEMPTNEAREVAEVLREDLGLEVTHLVVNQLYPNFFPDGSPAARTLAALRDSGTDDGDLAALTAHGALGHSRRRLNERYLDILRRDIDAPRAELPLLFAPSLTAGHIDELAERLASSFA